In Kiloniellales bacterium, the following are encoded in one genomic region:
- a CDS encoding RluA family pseudouridine synthase: MTDGSPEDLQDGVPAGPQAFTAGPDDAGERLDRFLAARLPGLTRSRIKALIEEGCLAAGGATIRQPSLRVKPGQTFAILVPEAQPVELVGQRIPLRVVHEDPDLIVIDKAAGLVVHPAPGNPDRTLVNALIAHCGDSLKGVGGVRRPGIVHRLDKDTSGLIVAAKTEAAHQGLVAQFAARSIERSYLALVWGRPRPEAGTITGDIGRSPRNRKKMAVVRRGGRPATTHYRSLRHLAGDRVSLVECRLETGRTHQIRVHLASRGHPLLGDPLYGRGDRERLKALAAGREAAPPPLTRQALHARSLGFIHPTSGEALKFESEIPNDMKDLLNYLEAV; this comes from the coding sequence ATGACCGACGGCTCCCCGGAAGACCTCCAAGACGGCGTCCCCGCGGGGCCCCAGGCCTTCACCGCCGGGCCCGACGACGCCGGCGAGCGCCTGGACCGCTTCCTCGCCGCCCGCCTGCCCGGCCTGACCCGCAGCCGGATCAAGGCGCTGATCGAGGAGGGCTGCCTGGCGGCCGGCGGCGCGACGATAAGGCAGCCCTCTTTGCGGGTCAAACCCGGCCAAACTTTCGCCATCTTGGTGCCCGAGGCTCAACCGGTCGAGCTGGTCGGCCAGCGGATCCCCCTGCGGGTCGTCCACGAAGACCCTGACCTCATCGTGATCGACAAAGCGGCAGGCCTCGTCGTGCACCCCGCCCCCGGCAACCCGGACCGGACCCTGGTCAACGCCCTGATCGCCCACTGCGGCGACAGCCTCAAGGGCGTCGGCGGCGTGCGCCGGCCGGGCATCGTGCACCGCCTGGACAAGGACACCTCCGGCCTGATCGTCGCCGCCAAGACCGAGGCCGCGCACCAGGGGCTGGTCGCGCAGTTCGCCGCGCGCAGCATCGAGCGCAGCTACCTGGCCCTGGTCTGGGGCCGGCCGCGGCCCGAGGCCGGGACCATCACCGGCGACATCGGCCGCAGCCCGCGCAACCGCAAGAAGATGGCCGTGGTCCGCCGTGGCGGCCGGCCGGCGACCACCCACTACCGGAGCCTGCGCCACCTGGCCGGCGACCGGGTCAGCCTGGTGGAGTGCCGGCTGGAGACCGGCCGCACCCACCAGATCCGGGTCCACCTGGCGAGCCGCGGCCATCCCCTGCTCGGCGATCCGCTCTACGGCCGTGGCGACCGGGAGCGGCTCAAGGCGCTGGCCGCCGGCCGGGAGGCCGCGCCGCCGCCGCTGACGCGGCAGGCCCTGCACGCCCGCAGCCTCGGATTCATCCATCCGACCAGCGGCGAGGCGCTCAAGTTCGAGAGCGAAATTCCGAACGATATGAAAGACTTGCTGAACTACTTAGAGGCTGTCTAG